Below is a genomic region from Paenibacillus rhizovicinus.
CGGAGATTGTACCTACCGAAGGAGGATTCAAATCCAGATGAGCCAAACCATTCCAATCGAACGGCTTCAGGCGATCGGGAACAAGCGGGATGAACTGTCGGCGCTCTTGATCGAGGTGGTCGGCGACGGCGCATCCATCGGTTTCCTTCCGCCTCTGGGCATAGAGGAAGCAAGGGTATATTGGGACGGCGTGCCCGATCCGAATGTCTTGCTCTATATCGCATTGATCGACGGGCAGATCGCAGGCAGCGTGCAGCTACACTTATGCGCGAAGCCGAATGGCCTTCACCGGGCGGAAATCGCGAAGCTGATGACGCATCCGCGCTATCGGCGGCGCGGGGTCGCAAGCGCGCTTATGCGTAGAGCGGAGGCTGGGGCCGAGGCGGAAGGACGCAGTCTGATCGTGCTGGATACAAGGGAAGGCGACCCATCGAATGCGTTGTACGGATCGTTCGGTTACGTTCAAGCGGGCCGCATTCCAGGTTTTGCCCGTTCGGCAGACGGCAGTTTGGCTGCCACGATCTTGTATTACAAGCAGCGATGAACCTATCTTCCACTCGTAGTTCGAATAAGCGGCAGTAATCGCGGTTTCTTGGCCTGCTTCTCGGCAATCGCGTCATATCGCTGCGGACCCGATTCATACAATGACGGTATGGGGAAATTCGGTCTATAGGAGGTCGCAGCATGCAGCGAGTGGATTTGGGCTGCGGGATGAATAAACACCGCGATTGCATCGGGATCGACAACGCCGCTTCCGCGAGTCCCGATATCTTGCATGACTTGAACGACAGGCTGCCGCTGGAGGAAGATTCGGTTTCTTATTTGCTCGCAAGCCGCAGCTTGGAATACGCGACGGATCTCCGCGGCGTGATGCAAGAAATTTACAGAGTATGCAAGCATAAGGCGGTCGTCTGCATCGTCGCGCCGCATGCTCAGGCGGCCA
It encodes:
- a CDS encoding GNAT family N-acetyltransferase gives rise to the protein MSQTIPIERLQAIGNKRDELSALLIEVVGDGASIGFLPPLGIEEARVYWDGVPDPNVLLYIALIDGQIAGSVQLHLCAKPNGLHRAEIAKLMTHPRYRRRGVASALMRRAEAGAEAEGRSLIVLDTREGDPSNALYGSFGYVQAGRIPGFARSADGSLAATILYYKQR